CACCTAATAAATATCCACTCATGGCGCAAGCTTTTTCAAAAAAGTATACTAAATACCCGAATGAATACTCATTAAGCTCTGGGATTGAAACAGTTAAATTTGGTACTCCCCCATCTGTGTGAGCAAGCATCGTACCTTCAAATGCCTTTTTATTAACAAAATCTACTGTTTTACCAGCAAGATAGTTTAAGCCATCTAAATCACTACTTGCTTCTTCAATCGTTAATTCATGACGAGGTTTCTCCACATGAAGAATCGTTTCAAATAAATCACGACGACCTTCTTGGACATATTGTCCTAATGAATGTAAATCAGTAGAGAAGTTTGCTGATGAAGGGAATATTCCTTTTTGATCCTTCCCTTCACTTTCACCAAACAACTGCTTCCACCATTCAGCAAAGTATTGAAGTGATGGTTCATAATTTATTAACATTTCTATTGTTTTACCTTTATTGTAAAGAACATTCCGAACAACTGCATATTGATAAGCACCGTTCTCTTCTAACTCTGAGTTAGAAAATTCGTTGCTAGCAGCTTGAGCTCCTTGCATCATTTCTTCAATATTAGCACCACTAACTGCGATTGGTAATAATCCAACAGCAGTGAGTACTGAATAGCGACCACCTACGTCATCAGGAATGATAAATGATTCATATCCTTCTTCATTAGCCAGTGTTTTCAACGCACCTCTAGCTTGGTCGGTAGTAGCATAAATTCTTTTTCTTGCCTCGTCAATTCCATATTTTTCTTCAAGTATTTTTCGGAAAATACGGAAAGCAATAGCTGGCTCAGTTGTTGTACCAGATTTTGAAATGACATTAATAGAGAAATCTTTGCCCTCTAATACGTCCATCACATCTTTCATATACGACGAGCTAATATTATTACCTACAAAAATAATTTGTGGTGTAGTTCTTTGCTCTTTTGATAGCGATGAATAAAACGAATGGTTTAACATATCAATGGCAGCTCGTGCACCTAAATATGATCCACCGATTCCGATGACTAACAATATTTCAGAATCACCTTTAATTTTTTCTGCGCTTTTTTGAATGCGTGAGAATTCTTCTTTATTATAATCTGTAGGTAAATCAACCCACCCTAAAAATTCATTTCCTGCACCAGTTTTTTCATGCAATGAATGATGAGCTACTTTTACCGCATCACGTAAATATGTAATTTCATGTTCTGAAAAAAACGATAATGCTTTTGAATAATCAAACTTAATATAAGACATCTTGTTAACCTCCAAACTGAATAATAAATCTTTATAAATACCACTTTAGCGAAAGGCTGTGAGTAAATCAAGAACACCACCCTTATGTAAGCGTCTCCAAAACAAAATATTTTATGACAATATAGAAAAGCGGAGTCGACTGTTTAACCTCGACAAGCCTTGGAACATTTTCAACTGAAGACGCTTTTTGTCTTCTGATGAAAATGTGAAACGTCTCGAGAGGTTAGGAGGCGGAGCTAGACAATATAGAAAAGCGGAAGGTGCCTGACTATCGGCGACAAGCACTGGAGCTTTTCACTTGAAGGCGCTTTTTGCCTTCGGGTGAAATGACAAAGTGACTCGAGGGGAGTAGATGCTACAGCTAGATAAAAGCAAATAATATGTTAATCACTCGTTTTGTTATAAAGGTTTAAGTGCTTTTAAACTTTACAAATAGTAAGCGAAAGAAACTCCCACCTCATTCTCCATATATTAAGCTAAATGAGTTTCTCGATAATTAGTAAAACCCTTTCACCATCTATTCTTCTAATTGCTTCTCTTTTTTAATAAAACGGCTCATAATTATAAATATCAGCCAACATATGATTACAATAATACCCGATAACATTCCTGTACCTAATATCACCCATCCACCAACTATTGTTAGCAAGAATAAATGAATTGCAAGTACAATATTTGCAATAATTAGAGGGTAGGTTAATCTTCTTCTCGTTTCAAAATTTTCAGAAATGAAATACAAACCAAGAACAAAAAGAATAATTGGCAGTGCATAAATGACAAACTCCATATTTCTCCTCCTAACACTTATGAGTATTTTTTTAAAATTTACAGCTATTTTTATAACAGTTAATTGCGCTCCTACCATAGTTATTGTTTAAGAACATAACATTACAAATGCTCTAGTTGTATACATGTTTATGTCTTTTCCAACATTTAATGAGAGGAAAGCTAATTCTAATACCCTAACTTCTTTAAATTTACCATTATATTGCCAAATACTATTAAGATAAGAAAGCTCAAATTCCCATAGAAGCATAAGGATCGTACAAAAATAACGGCTCTTATCGTAAACTTTGTCGTTTTTTACCTATATTTTAATAACTGATATGAAAGTATGATTGTTATTGTCTCTAGAGAAGAAAAAGATGCCACGTGAGTTAGCAACATACGTGAGGTTATATCTAAGACAAGCTGCAACAATTTATGCGAAAACAACCAATATAAAAGACCAATTACAATTGTAATTGGTCTAAACTTATTTATTCTATTCATTGATTTTTTAGCAAATATATTATAGTGACATTTTTAAAATGCTTAATACATCCTCTTTGTTTAGCTTTCTAAAATTACCAAAATCACCATAAACAACAGTTTTTTCAGCCATTACTTCAAGGTTCGAGTCATCAATGTCATAATCCGCAAGTCGTGAAGGTGCGCCAATACTTGACCAGAATGCACTAAGTTTATCAATGCCTTCCAATGCGATTTCACGATCACTCTTACCTTCTGGATTTACATCAAATACTCTTATCGCTAATTGTTTAAATCTACCTACATTTTCATCAAGGACATGCCTCATCCAGTTTGGAAATAAAATCGCTAAACCACCTGCATGTGGAATATCGTATACAGCTGATACAGCGTGCTCAATATTATGAGTTGCCCAATCTCCACGATAACCCATGCTTAACATACCATTTAAAGCAATCGTACCATTGTATAATATCGTTTCTCTATGCTCGTAGCTCTCTAAATCTTCAAGCAGGTTCGGAGCTGTATCGATGACAGTTTTTAGTACTGCTTCACACATTTGATCTTGCAATGGTGTATTTGAAACGTTATGAAAATATTGCTCAAATACATGACTCATCATATCTACCATACCATAAATTGTTTGATCTCTAGGCACTGAAAATGTATTAGTCGGATCAAGAATGGAGAATTTAGGGAATACTAAAGGACTTCCCCAGCCATACTTTTCTTGAGTTTCCCAATTTGTTATTACAGAACCTGCGTTCATTTCTGACCCAGTTGCTGCAAGTGTTAACACAGTCCCTAATGGTAATGCAGCTTCTGGAACTGCTTTTCTACTCATAAAATCCCATACATCTCCATCATATTTCGCACCTGCTGCAATAGCCTTTGAACAATCAATTACACTGCCGCCACCTACAGCTAATATGAATTCAATACCTTCATTCTTACAAATCTCCACACCTTTTCTTACTGTTGATACACGTGGATTCGGTTCAACCCCTGCTAATTCAACAAACTCAGCACCAATCTCTGAGAAAATTGCTGTAACTTTTTCATAAATACCGTTGCGCTTAATACTTCCCCCACCATAAACGAGCAGTACTTTTTTTCCATATTGAGGTATTTCTGTTTTCAATTGTTCTAATTGATCTTTACCAAAAATTAGTTTTGTTGGATTAAAAAACGTGAAATTATTCATAACATCCTTCCTTTCACTAACATTATGATTTAAGGAATACAAAATCGCAAGCTCCCTGCTCAGTCCATGACAAGGCTAATCGTCCGAGCGTTTCGAGAAAGTAAAGTGAAAGATTTTCACTATAAAATATGCTAATCACTTCTGAAGTAATAGTGAAATGATCCCTACAGTTATACTTATCTTTTAAGAATACCTTATTCATAAACTTTGCAGGCATTGTTATTAATTTAAGTCTCTTTTCGTATACTTTGCTGCTAGTATTGTTAAATTAGAACGACAAGATAATATATTCGGTATCATCATATTGAGAAAAAAGGAAAGATGCTAACGACATCTATATATACAACGCATGTGCAAACAGTCAATAAAAAAAATTAAAGATCATGAATATTTTTCCTTATATACGCCAAAATATATATTAATTAAGATAAAAAGGAGGCAGTATATTATGGGTACTATGCAACGAATCGCACTTGTTTTTACTATTATTGGGGCTATAAATTGGGGGCTAATTGGATTTTTTCAATTCGACTTAGTTGGAGCAATCTTTAATGGGCAAGCTTCCGCTCTTTCAAGAATTATTTTTGGTATCGTTGGAATTGCAGGCCTCATTAATTTAGGGATATTATTCAAGCCTTCTGAGGAATTTGGAACAAGTACCGAACCTAGAACGACTAGATGATACACCTTATAACATGAAACATAGTTAAATCAAAAAAATCGCCTTAAAAGGTAGGCGATTTTTTGATATGACCTTAGCTATTTTTATGACTAAAGATCCCCATATAACTAATCGAGGGGATCTTTCATCGAATGGATAGAGCTCCCACAAGATTCACAAATGCTCAAGTTTACTTATGCGGAGTTTATTTTTTTATTAAATCTTCGCGCTTAGACTGTTCAATCCATTCTTCAAGTTTCTCTTTTAAAGTATTAAAGCCTTGTTGTTCATCCATTTCTGTTACTGGCATTTGTATTTGACGTTTTTTAGGCTTTTTAGGTTTCTCAGTTTCAACAGGTGCCTCTTGCGTCGCACGGATAGATAATCCTATTTTACCTGCTGCCTCATCAATGGATAGAACTTTAACATTAACTTCGTCTCCAACCTTCACATGGTCATTAATATCTTTTACATATCCGTGAGTAATTTCAGAGATATGAACTAACCCTTGTGTATTTTCATCTAGGGCAACAAACGCACCATAAGGTTGAACACCTGTAACTTTACCTACAACAACACTTCCAATTGCAAATTTTTCAGACATGAAAACACTCCTAAACCGATATTCTTATTTCGTTTATACGCAATTAAACATTATATCATAAACAATAAGTTACCTCAAAGCAAATTTTCTACCTATTTTTTATAATTTGCAATTTGGACTAAAAATATGAGCATAACAAAGAAAACCATTTTAGACGTATTCTTCATCAATAACTAATATATTTTGTATTTACCTACTATATTGAAGCCTTTACACTCGTAAAAAATCACACCTACATTTAATCACTAAATATTCATATTTATAGTGATTTTTTTACTTTCAATCATGGTAAAATATTTATAAGAAATGAATGTGCTAGGAGGGAGCTAAATTGGGTACACTCGGATCAAACATTAAAATGTACAGAATGCAAAAAAAGCTAAGCCAACGGGAATTGGCAATGAAGATTCGTGTCGGTACTGGTACGATTGAGAAATATGAATCTGGTGCACAACTCCCTGATACCCAAACAATACTAAAAATATCAACTGTACTAGATATCCCAGCACCAGAACTGTTAGAACAAATTTATCAAATAAATTCTGGGTTTGACGAAGAAATTGAGCACCTTATAAAAGAAGTTGGCACTGAAAAATCAAAGCTCATATTACGTAAGGCAAAAGAATTTAGCGAGGAAGATTTCTTAAAAGTGATGCAAATGCTTTATGATATAAAATATGAACAGAAATAACAATAACAAAATGACTATAGATAATAACAGTACTTGAACACATACTACGGGTTATTAGCTTGCACAAAATATATTCAGACAAAACCAATAATGGTTTTGTCTTTTTATTACGCTCTATTGGCAACCTTTGTTACAATTTGATATTAAATTAGGAAAACAACGATTGATAAGAAACAATTTTTCTAAAAATAACTATGCAGCCAGCCAACTTAGCTATTCATAAAGCGATTAACTCGTTTGATTGCTTCTTGCAATTGTTCCATTGATGAAGCATAAGAACACCGAATATGCCCTTCTCCGCTCTCACCAAACACATGTCCAGGTACAACAGCGACCTTTTCTTGTATCAATAATTTTTCAGCAAATTGTTCAGAGGTCAACCCAGTACTTTTTATGGAAGGAAATGCATAAAATGCTCCCCCTGGTAGATGGCAATCAAGACCGATATCGACTAATGATTGAACAAAATAGTTCCGACGACGTCTATAGCTTTTTTTCATTCCCTCAACATCCTGACGTCCATTTTTTAACGCTTCAATCGCACCATATTGAACTGGTGTCGGAGCACACATCATAGAATACTGATGAATTTTGAGCATAGCCTGTAAAAGCTCAGCAGGAGCAGCAACATACCCTAATCGCCAGCCTGTCATTGCAAAACCTTTAGAAAAACCGTTTATTACAATCGTACGCTCTCTCATGCTATTTACATTTGCTATACTATAGTGCTGCTCATCGTAGGAAAGTTCAGAGTATATTTCATCTGATATAACTACTAAATTGTATTGTTCAACAATTTCTGCTATAGCTTCTAGTTCTTCTTTTGTTAACACCGCTCCTGTAGGATTGTTTGGAGAGCAAATGATAATCGCTTTAGTTTTCTCAGATATCACTTTTTCAATATGCTCTGGCTTTAGCTTAAATTGATCAGTTTCCGTAGTTTGTATAGTGATAGGTGTACCACCAGCTAATGTAACTAATGGTGCATACGATACAAAACTCGGTTCAACAACAATCACTTCATCTCCTTGATTAACAATAGCTCTTAAAGCAAGATCAAGAGCTTGACTTGCCCCAACTGTAACAAGAATCTCTTGCTCAGCACTATACTGAAGCATATATTGGCTCTTTAAGTATGATGATATTTCCTGTCTCAGTTCAATTAACCCTGCATTAGCAGTATATGACGTATACCCTTGTTCTAATGATAGTATACACGCCTCACGTATACTCCAACCTGTCACAAAATCAGGTTCGCCAACCCCTAATGAAATAACCCCCTCCATACTAGCTGCTAGATCAAAAAAACGACGAATCCCAGATGGTTTTAAACTTAAAACTGTATCAGATAAAAATGATCTTTCTGTATGAATCATGGTGACACCACGATACGCTGATCTTTATCATCTTGATCGAACACTGTACCATCATGTTTATATTTTTTTAACATAAAATGAGTTGTCGTTGAGATTACAGAATCAAGTGTAGACAACTTCTCAGAAACAAAATTTGCGACCTCTGGCATTGATCGACCTTCAATGACGACAGATAGATCATACGCTCCACTCATTAGATAGACAGATTTTACTTCTGGATAACGATATATACGTTCAGCAACTTCGTCAAAACCAACTCCACGCTTAGGAGTTACTTTTACGTCGATCATTGCAGTTACATTTTCGAGACCGTTGACTTTATTCCAATCTATCATTGGAACATATTGGACAATAACTTTAGAATTTTCTAATTTTTCTATACTTGCTTCAACTTCCTCTGTTGACAAAGAAACCATTTTTGCGATTGTTTCGGCAGGTAAACGACAATCAGCTTCTAGAATCTCAAGAATCTCAATTTCTTTTTGTGATAATTTCACGCATATCTCCTCCGCTTTTTTTACGTATACACTGTTAGAATTTCTTCTGTTAATTTATTTATTATAGCATTTCAGCAATTAATTCGTTAATACCGGAAATGTAATATGAACTTGAGTTCCTTCTCCTAATTTACTGTAGAATGATATATTTCCGTTATGGGCTACAACAATTTGTTTAACAATAGCTAAGCCGAGGCCGGTA
This genomic stretch from Cytobacillus sp. IB215665 harbors:
- a CDS encoding glucose-6-phosphate isomerase: MSYIKFDYSKALSFFSEHEITYLRDAVKVAHHSLHEKTGAGNEFLGWVDLPTDYNKEEFSRIQKSAEKIKGDSEILLVIGIGGSYLGARAAIDMLNHSFYSSLSKEQRTTPQIIFVGNNISSSYMKDVMDVLEGKDFSINVISKSGTTTEPAIAFRIFRKILEEKYGIDEARKRIYATTDQARGALKTLANEEGYESFIIPDDVGGRYSVLTAVGLLPIAVSGANIEEMMQGAQAASNEFSNSELEENGAYQYAVVRNVLYNKGKTIEMLINYEPSLQYFAEWWKQLFGESEGKDQKGIFPSSANFSTDLHSLGQYVQEGRRDLFETILHVEKPRHELTIEEASSDLDGLNYLAGKTVDFVNKKAFEGTMLAHTDGGVPNLTVSIPELNEYSFGYLVYFFEKACAMSGYLLGVNPFDQPGVEAYKVNMFALLGKPGFEEKKAELEKRLND
- a CDS encoding iron-containing alcohol dehydrogenase — encoded protein: MNNFTFFNPTKLIFGKDQLEQLKTEIPQYGKKVLLVYGGGSIKRNGIYEKVTAIFSEIGAEFVELAGVEPNPRVSTVRKGVEICKNEGIEFILAVGGGSVIDCSKAIAAGAKYDGDVWDFMSRKAVPEAALPLGTVLTLAATGSEMNAGSVITNWETQEKYGWGSPLVFPKFSILDPTNTFSVPRDQTIYGMVDMMSHVFEQYFHNVSNTPLQDQMCEAVLKTVIDTAPNLLEDLESYEHRETILYNGTIALNGMLSMGYRGDWATHNIEHAVSAVYDIPHAGGLAILFPNWMRHVLDENVGRFKQLAIRVFDVNPEGKSDREIALEGIDKLSAFWSSIGAPSRLADYDIDDSNLEVMAEKTVVYGDFGNFRKLNKEDVLSILKMSL
- a CDS encoding DUF378 domain-containing protein; the encoded protein is MGTMQRIALVFTIIGAINWGLIGFFQFDLVGAIFNGQASALSRIIFGIVGIAGLINLGILFKPSEEFGTSTEPRTTR
- the yugI gene encoding S1 domain-containing post-transcriptional regulator GSP13, coding for MSEKFAIGSVVVGKVTGVQPYGAFVALDENTQGLVHISEITHGYVKDINDHVKVGDEVNVKVLSIDEAAGKIGLSIRATQEAPVETEKPKKPKKRQIQMPVTEMDEQQGFNTLKEKLEEWIEQSKREDLIKK
- a CDS encoding helix-turn-helix domain-containing protein, producing MGTLGSNIKMYRMQKKLSQRELAMKIRVGTGTIEKYESGAQLPDTQTILKISTVLDIPAPELLEQIYQINSGFDEEIEHLIKEVGTEKSKLILRKAKEFSEEDFLKVMQMLYDIKYEQK
- a CDS encoding aminotransferase; this translates as MIHTERSFLSDTVLSLKPSGIRRFFDLAASMEGVISLGVGEPDFVTGWSIREACILSLEQGYTSYTANAGLIELRQEISSYLKSQYMLQYSAEQEILVTVGASQALDLALRAIVNQGDEVIVVEPSFVSYAPLVTLAGGTPITIQTTETDQFKLKPEHIEKVISEKTKAIIICSPNNPTGAVLTKEELEAIAEIVEQYNLVVISDEIYSELSYDEQHYSIANVNSMRERTIVINGFSKGFAMTGWRLGYVAAPAELLQAMLKIHQYSMMCAPTPVQYGAIEALKNGRQDVEGMKKSYRRRRNYFVQSLVDIGLDCHLPGGAFYAFPSIKSTGLTSEQFAEKLLIQEKVAVVPGHVFGESGEGHIRCSYASSMEQLQEAIKRVNRFMNS
- a CDS encoding Lrp/AsnC family transcriptional regulator — its product is MKLSQKEIEILEILEADCRLPAETIAKMVSLSTEEVEASIEKLENSKVIVQYVPMIDWNKVNGLENVTAMIDVKVTPKRGVGFDEVAERIYRYPEVKSVYLMSGAYDLSVVIEGRSMPEVANFVSEKLSTLDSVISTTTHFMLKKYKHDGTVFDQDDKDQRIVVSP